CTTCATCGGCGTAGACCAGGTATTCTACCGGCTTTCCGTTTTTGCGCATCGCCTCGACGATCTGATCGCTCTCCGCGCGCTTGACGCGGGGATCGTTGGCACCCTGAGCGATGAGCAGCGGGACGACGATCCGGTCCACGAAGAAAAGCGGTGAGCGGGATTTGATGAACGCTTCGTCCTGTTCCACAATCCCCACGCGGCGCGCAAAAATCGCTTTGAGAGGTCCCCAGTAGGGAGGAATCGTCTGGATCAGGGTGATCAGATTACTCGGCCCAACGATATCCACACCGCAGCAGAAGACATCCGGCGTAAAGGTCAGCCCGACGAGCGTCGCATAACCGCCGAACGAAGCCCCCATGATGGCCACCCGTTTCGGATCAGCGATTTCCTTTTGAATCAGCCATCGCACCCCGTCGATCAGATCGTCATGCATTTTACCGGCCCACTCACGGTTCCCTGCGTTCAGAAATTTCTTTCCATACCCGGTCGAGCCGCGAAAGTTGACTTGAAGAACCGCATAACCGCGATTGGCCAGCCACTGAGCCATCGTATTGAAACCCCAGTGATCCCGCCCCCAGGGCCCGCCGTGAACCAGCAAGACAGTCGGAAGATTTTTCGCAGGCAGGCCGACGGGGAGGGTTAGATAGCCGTGCAGCGTCAAGCCGTCGCGGGCCGGGAGGGTGATCGGATCAATCCATGCTAAGCCATACTTTTCCAGCGCCGGTCTCTGACTGAAGAGAAACGTCAATTCCCGCATCAGCCGGTCGTAGAGGTAATACGTAACAGGACCGTTATCCACCGCGTAAGCCACGAGCCACAACTGGTCCCGCAGATCCTGCCGGCTGATGGTCATTTCCCCCGGATGCGCCGTTGCCAGACGCTCCAGGTCTGGAGCGATTTCCGGGTCCAGGGCTTGCCACTGCATCTTGTCCCTATAAAAAGCAACCGCCTGAATCACGTGCCGGGCGGGATGGACCAGCACCGCGCTCACGTCATACTCGGG
This genomic stretch from Elusimicrobiota bacterium harbors:
- a CDS encoding S9 family peptidase → MVPPLIPRQVLFGNPERFSPQVSPGGQHLTYIAPDDRNILQVWICPLSGSKPGPARCLTSDPKRGIRSYFWTYQANRLIYLQDMDGDENFHLYLVDIGTNEVRDITPFEGVRAQMVALESSVPDVILVGLNKRDPRQHDVYRIHLITGQVELDTENPGSVIAWTADSRLQVRAALSSRPDGGTDLWQRRSSEAPWQTIIQWDPDDQGAPVHFSEDGRTLYLLGSHGVNAQRLLAREADTGQEKVLAEDPEYDVSAVLVHPARHVIQAVAFYRDKMQWQALDPEIAPDLERLATAHPGEMTISRQDLRDQLWLVAYAVDNGPVTYYLYDRLMRELTFLFSQRPALEKYGLAWIDPITLPARDGLTLHGYLTLPVGLPAKNLPTVLLVHGGPWGRDHWGFNTMAQWLANRGYAVLQVNFRGSTGYGKKFLNAGNREWAGKMHDDLIDGVRWLIQKEIADPKRVAIMGASFGGYATLVGLTFTPDVFCCGVDIVGPSNLITLIQTIPPYWGPLKAIFARRVGIVEQDEAFIKSRSPLFFVDRIVVPLLIAQGANDPRVKRAESDQIVEAMRKNGKPVEYLVYADEGHGFARPANRRHFYGRAEAFLAKYLGGRVEPEDDIQGHSAEVR